The following proteins are co-located in the Doryrhamphus excisus isolate RoL2022-K1 chromosome 3, RoL_Dexc_1.0, whole genome shotgun sequence genome:
- the eps8a gene encoding epidermal growth factor receptor kinase substrate 8a isoform X7, which yields MNDYETPAFASAIFGSYSNGHDAPDAKAKSSAKAAYGPDDVYFLHSSSKEKRRSQKPRQVWTRTSINSLTDTSQYHVEHLSTFVLDRKDGMITVEDGVRRLRLLDAKGKIWTQEMLLQVDEKSVSLVDHESKSELEHFPVSSVQHCQAVMSACSYDSILALVCKDSGQTKADLHLFQCDHIKANLIHADIESAVVDAKGGKVKKRPDVLRMILKSDGDIPPPPAAPAPEPPADQELWSDRRRDDERWRADDDDGPAQMTAAAVDRDVQILNHILDDIELFITKLQKAAEAFSELARRKKAKKGKKKSPGEGVLTLRSRPPGQEDFVDCLQKFKHAFNQLGKLRVHIQNPSADELLHFLFTPLRMVIQASGGVDLARSVVVPLLTREAIDFLHASGTAEERHLWVTLGDGWTKCRLEWPRDHLFPPCTLTFVDGWQPPALAEGGANGELLEELAADRYASISSAHQRTQLLDRSAVAAFHQAFGRHADGGLGPAGTNQSKLFAKSKYDFVGRNNTELSVLKDEVVEVLDDRKQWWKVRNGDGSVGYVPNNIVEVTKAVDVTGRGEPVYSHTIQKQTTRTDHRPSKPAATPMPPVPTPPPPAPAGLPTPPLPPPAMETAKPAAASTTSSEAGGGAESDIKSVLANRRKSNMEEVQDELLHRLTLGRSAQKKLPVPFRRGGAEPPGVSITYESSPDDVRGWLEAKGFSAVTITSLGVLTGAQLFSLNKDELKTVCPDDGARVYSQVTVQKAALERSSGSELQEIMRRRQELLAASTCDSGVESFDEGSTH from the exons atgaacgACTACGAAACGCCAGCCTTCGCCTCCGCCATCTTTGGCTCCTACAGCAA CGGCCATGACGCTCCTGATGCTAAAGCTAAGTCCAGTGCCAAAGCTGCGTACG GACCAGATGACGTCTATTTCCTGCACTCGTCTTCTaaggagaagaggagaagcCAAA AACCCAGACAAGTGTGGACCAGAACCAGCATCAACAGTCTGACGGACACGTCTCAGTACCACGTGGAG CACCTGAGCACATTTGTGTTGGACCGCAAAGACGGGATGATCACGGTGGAGGACGGCGTGCGGCGTCTGCGTCTGCTGGACGCCAAAGGGAAGATCTGGACGCAGGAGATGTTGCTGCAGGTGGACGAGAAGAGCGTCAGCCTGGTGGACCACGAGAGCAAG AGCGAGCTGGAGCACTTCCCCGTGAGCTCGGTGCAGCACTGCCAGGCCGTCATGAGCGCGTGCAGCTACGACTCCATCTTGGCGCTGGTGTGCAAGGACTCGGGTCAGACCAAGGCCGACCTGCACCTGTTCCAGTGCGACCACATCAAG GCCAACCTGATCCACGCCGACATCGAGAGCGCCGTGGTGGACGCCAAAGGAGGCAAAGTGAAGAAACGACCCGACGTCCTCAG GATGATCCTGAAGAGCGACGGGGACATCCCGCCGCCTCCCGCCGCTCCCGCCCCGGAACCTCCGGCCGACCAAGAGTTGTGGTCCGATCGGCGGCGAGACG ATGAGCGATGGCGAGCCGATGACGACGATGGACCTGCCCAAATGACGGCTGCCGCTGTGGACCGAGACGTG CAAATCCTCAACCACATCCTGGACGACATCGAGTTGTTCATCACTAAACTGCAGAAAGCAGCGGAGGCCTTCAGTGAGCTGGCCAGGAGGAAGAAGGCCAAGAAGGGCAAGAAGAAAAGTCCGGGAG agggcgtcCTGACACTGCGCTCCAGACCTCCTGGCCAGGAGGACTTTGTGGACTGCCTGCAGAAGTTCAAGCATGCCTTCAACCAGCTG GGAAAACTGAGAGTTCACATCCAGAACCCGAGCGCTGATGAGctgcttcacttcctgttcacaccCCTCAGGATG GTGATCCAGGCGTCCGGCGGTGTGGATCTGGCCCGCAGCGTTGTGGTTCCTCTCCTGACCAGAGAGGCCATCGACTTCCTGCACGCCTCGGGGACAGCGGAGGAGCGCCACCTGTGGGTGACACTGGGAGACGGCTGGACCAAGTGCAG GTTGGAGTGGCCCAGGGACCACCTCTTCCCGCCCTGCACTCTCACCTTCGTGGACGGCTGGCAGCCGCCCGCCCTGGCGGAGGGCGGGGCCAACGGCGAACTACTGGAGGAG CTGGCTGCGGACAGGTACGCCTCAATTAGCTCCGCCCACCAGCGCACACAGCTCCTGGACCGCTCGGCTGTGGCGGCGTTCCATCAAGCCTTCGGGCGCCATGCTGACGG AGGTTTAGGCCCCGCCGGGACGAACCAAAGCAAACTGTTTGCCAAATCCAAGTACGACTTTGTGGGGAGAAACAACACGGAGCTGTCGGTTCTTAAGGATGAGGTGGTGGAG GTCCTGGACGACAGGAAGCAGTGGTGGAAGGTGCGGAACGGCGACGGCTCGGTGGGCTACGTGCCAAACAACATCGTGGAGGTGACCAAGGCGGTGGACGTGACGGGGCGGGGCGAGCCGGTCTACAGTCACACCATCCAG aagcAGACCACCAGGACGGACCACCGGCCCAGCAAGCCTGCCGCCACGCCCATGCCCCCGGTCCCCACGCCGCCACCTCCGGCCCCCGCCGGGCTCCCCACACCCCCGCTCCCCCCTCCAGCCATGGAGACCGCCAAGCCTGCCGCCGCCAGCACGACATCCAGCGAGGCGGGGGGCGGGGCTGAGTCGGACATCAAAAGCGTCCTTGCCAACC GAAGGAAGTCCAACATGGAGGAGGTCCAGGACGAGCTCCTGCACAGACTCACGCTCGGCCGCAGCGCTCAGAAGAAGCTTCCCGTCCCCTTCCGCCGTGGCGGCGCCGAGCCTCCCGGGGTCAGCATCACGTACGAGTCGTCGCCCGACGACGTGCGCGGCTGGCTGGAGGCCAAAGGCTTCAGTGCAGT taCCATCACCAGCCTGGGCGTGCTGACGGGGGCGCAGCTCTTCTCCCTCAACAAGGACGAGCTGAAGACCGTCTGTCCCGACGACGGCGCTCGAGTCTACAGCCAGGTCACCGTGCAGAAGGCGGCGCTGGAG aGGAGTTCCGGCTCGGAGCTCCAGGAGATCATGAGGAGGCGGCAGGAGCTCCTGGCAGCCAGCACATGTGACTCGGGGGTGGAGTCTTTTGATGAAGGCAGCACCCACTGA
- the eps8a gene encoding epidermal growth factor receptor kinase substrate 8a isoform X4 — protein MNDYETPAFASAIFGSYSNGHDAPDAKAKSSAKAAYGPDDVYFLHSSSKEKRRSQKPRQVWTRTSINSLTDTSQYHVEHLSTFVLDRKDGMITVEDGVRRLRLLDAKGKIWTQEMLLQVDEKSVSLVDHESKSELEHFPVSSVQHCQAVMSACSYDSILALVCKDSGQTKADLHLFQCDHIKANLIHADIESAVVDAKGGKVKKRPDVLRMILKSDGDIPPPPAAPAPEPPADQELWSDRRRDDERWRADDDDGPAQMTAAAVDRDVQILNHILDDIELFITKLQKAAEAFSELARRKKAKKGKKKSPGEGVLTLRSRPPGQEDFVDCLQKFKHAFNQLGKLRVHIQNPSADELLHFLFTPLRMVIQASGGVDLARSVVVPLLTREAIDFLHASGTAEERHLWVTLGDGWTKCRLEWPRDHLFPPCTLTFVDGWQPPALAEGGANGELLEELAADRYASISSAHQRTQLLDRSAVAAFHQAFGRHADGGLGPAGTNQSKLFAKSKYDFVGRNNTELSVLKDEVVEVLDDRKQWWKVRNGDGSVGYVPNNIVEVTKAVDVTGRGEPVYSHTIQQLLGELNEQTTRTDHRPSKPAATPMPPVPTPPPPAPAGLPTPPLPPPAMETAKPAAASTTSSEAGGGAESDIKSVLANRRKSNMEEVQDELLHRLTLGRSAQKKLPVPFRRGGAEPPGVSITYESSPDDVRGWLEAKGFSAVTITSLGVLTGAQLFSLNKDELKTVCPDDGARVYSQVTVQKAALERSSGSELQEIMRRRQELLAASTCDSGVESFDEGSTH, from the exons atgaacgACTACGAAACGCCAGCCTTCGCCTCCGCCATCTTTGGCTCCTACAGCAA CGGCCATGACGCTCCTGATGCTAAAGCTAAGTCCAGTGCCAAAGCTGCGTACG GACCAGATGACGTCTATTTCCTGCACTCGTCTTCTaaggagaagaggagaagcCAAA AACCCAGACAAGTGTGGACCAGAACCAGCATCAACAGTCTGACGGACACGTCTCAGTACCACGTGGAG CACCTGAGCACATTTGTGTTGGACCGCAAAGACGGGATGATCACGGTGGAGGACGGCGTGCGGCGTCTGCGTCTGCTGGACGCCAAAGGGAAGATCTGGACGCAGGAGATGTTGCTGCAGGTGGACGAGAAGAGCGTCAGCCTGGTGGACCACGAGAGCAAG AGCGAGCTGGAGCACTTCCCCGTGAGCTCGGTGCAGCACTGCCAGGCCGTCATGAGCGCGTGCAGCTACGACTCCATCTTGGCGCTGGTGTGCAAGGACTCGGGTCAGACCAAGGCCGACCTGCACCTGTTCCAGTGCGACCACATCAAG GCCAACCTGATCCACGCCGACATCGAGAGCGCCGTGGTGGACGCCAAAGGAGGCAAAGTGAAGAAACGACCCGACGTCCTCAG GATGATCCTGAAGAGCGACGGGGACATCCCGCCGCCTCCCGCCGCTCCCGCCCCGGAACCTCCGGCCGACCAAGAGTTGTGGTCCGATCGGCGGCGAGACG ATGAGCGATGGCGAGCCGATGACGACGATGGACCTGCCCAAATGACGGCTGCCGCTGTGGACCGAGACGTG CAAATCCTCAACCACATCCTGGACGACATCGAGTTGTTCATCACTAAACTGCAGAAAGCAGCGGAGGCCTTCAGTGAGCTGGCCAGGAGGAAGAAGGCCAAGAAGGGCAAGAAGAAAAGTCCGGGAG agggcgtcCTGACACTGCGCTCCAGACCTCCTGGCCAGGAGGACTTTGTGGACTGCCTGCAGAAGTTCAAGCATGCCTTCAACCAGCTG GGAAAACTGAGAGTTCACATCCAGAACCCGAGCGCTGATGAGctgcttcacttcctgttcacaccCCTCAGGATG GTGATCCAGGCGTCCGGCGGTGTGGATCTGGCCCGCAGCGTTGTGGTTCCTCTCCTGACCAGAGAGGCCATCGACTTCCTGCACGCCTCGGGGACAGCGGAGGAGCGCCACCTGTGGGTGACACTGGGAGACGGCTGGACCAAGTGCAG GTTGGAGTGGCCCAGGGACCACCTCTTCCCGCCCTGCACTCTCACCTTCGTGGACGGCTGGCAGCCGCCCGCCCTGGCGGAGGGCGGGGCCAACGGCGAACTACTGGAGGAG CTGGCTGCGGACAGGTACGCCTCAATTAGCTCCGCCCACCAGCGCACACAGCTCCTGGACCGCTCGGCTGTGGCGGCGTTCCATCAAGCCTTCGGGCGCCATGCTGACGG AGGTTTAGGCCCCGCCGGGACGAACCAAAGCAAACTGTTTGCCAAATCCAAGTACGACTTTGTGGGGAGAAACAACACGGAGCTGTCGGTTCTTAAGGATGAGGTGGTGGAG GTCCTGGACGACAGGAAGCAGTGGTGGAAGGTGCGGAACGGCGACGGCTCGGTGGGCTACGTGCCAAACAACATCGTGGAGGTGACCAAGGCGGTGGACGTGACGGGGCGGGGCGAGCCGGTCTACAGTCACACCATCCAG CAATTACTGGGCGAGCTTAACGAG cAGACCACCAGGACGGACCACCGGCCCAGCAAGCCTGCCGCCACGCCCATGCCCCCGGTCCCCACGCCGCCACCTCCGGCCCCCGCCGGGCTCCCCACACCCCCGCTCCCCCCTCCAGCCATGGAGACCGCCAAGCCTGCCGCCGCCAGCACGACATCCAGCGAGGCGGGGGGCGGGGCTGAGTCGGACATCAAAAGCGTCCTTGCCAACC GAAGGAAGTCCAACATGGAGGAGGTCCAGGACGAGCTCCTGCACAGACTCACGCTCGGCCGCAGCGCTCAGAAGAAGCTTCCCGTCCCCTTCCGCCGTGGCGGCGCCGAGCCTCCCGGGGTCAGCATCACGTACGAGTCGTCGCCCGACGACGTGCGCGGCTGGCTGGAGGCCAAAGGCTTCAGTGCAGT taCCATCACCAGCCTGGGCGTGCTGACGGGGGCGCAGCTCTTCTCCCTCAACAAGGACGAGCTGAAGACCGTCTGTCCCGACGACGGCGCTCGAGTCTACAGCCAGGTCACCGTGCAGAAGGCGGCGCTGGAG aGGAGTTCCGGCTCGGAGCTCCAGGAGATCATGAGGAGGCGGCAGGAGCTCCTGGCAGCCAGCACATGTGACTCGGGGGTGGAGTCTTTTGATGAAGGCAGCACCCACTGA
- the eps8a gene encoding epidermal growth factor receptor kinase substrate 8a isoform X1 → MNDYETPAFASAIFGSYSNGHDAPDAKAKSSAKAAYGPDDVYFLHSSSKEKRRSQKPRQVWTRTSINSLTDTSQYHVEHLSTFVLDRKDGMITVEDGVRRLRLLDAKGKIWTQEMLLQVDEKSVSLVDHESKSELEHFPVSSVQHCQAVMSACSYDSILALVCKDSGQTKADLHLFQCDHIKANLIHADIESAVVDAKGGKVKKRPDVLRMILKSDGDIPPPPAAPAPEPPADQELWSDRRRDDERWRADDDDGPAQMTAAAVDRDVQILNHILDDIELFITKLQKAAEAFSELARRKKAKKGKKKSPGEGVLTLRSRPPGQEDFVDCLQKFKHAFNQLGKLRVHIQNPSADELLHFLFTPLRMVIQASGGVDLARSVVVPLLTREAIDFLHASGTAEERHLWVTLGDGWTKCRLEWPRDHLFPPCTLTFVDGWQPPALAEGGANGELLEELAADRYASISSAHQRTQLLDRSAVAAFHQAFGRHADGGLGPAGTNQSKLFAKSKYDFVGRNNTELSVLKDEVVEVLDDRKQWWKVRNGDGSVGYVPNNIVEVTKAVDVTGRGEPVYSHTIQLMMPRKEFEMFKQLLGELNEKQTTRTDHRPSKPAATPMPPVPTPPPPAPAGLPTPPLPPPAMETAKPAAASTTSSEAGGGAESDIKSVLANRRKSNMEEVQDELLHRLTLGRSAQKKLPVPFRRGGAEPPGVSITYESSPDDVRGWLEAKGFSAVTITSLGVLTGAQLFSLNKDELKTVCPDDGARVYSQVTVQKAALERSSGSELQEIMRRRQELLAASTCDSGVESFDEGSTH, encoded by the exons atgaacgACTACGAAACGCCAGCCTTCGCCTCCGCCATCTTTGGCTCCTACAGCAA CGGCCATGACGCTCCTGATGCTAAAGCTAAGTCCAGTGCCAAAGCTGCGTACG GACCAGATGACGTCTATTTCCTGCACTCGTCTTCTaaggagaagaggagaagcCAAA AACCCAGACAAGTGTGGACCAGAACCAGCATCAACAGTCTGACGGACACGTCTCAGTACCACGTGGAG CACCTGAGCACATTTGTGTTGGACCGCAAAGACGGGATGATCACGGTGGAGGACGGCGTGCGGCGTCTGCGTCTGCTGGACGCCAAAGGGAAGATCTGGACGCAGGAGATGTTGCTGCAGGTGGACGAGAAGAGCGTCAGCCTGGTGGACCACGAGAGCAAG AGCGAGCTGGAGCACTTCCCCGTGAGCTCGGTGCAGCACTGCCAGGCCGTCATGAGCGCGTGCAGCTACGACTCCATCTTGGCGCTGGTGTGCAAGGACTCGGGTCAGACCAAGGCCGACCTGCACCTGTTCCAGTGCGACCACATCAAG GCCAACCTGATCCACGCCGACATCGAGAGCGCCGTGGTGGACGCCAAAGGAGGCAAAGTGAAGAAACGACCCGACGTCCTCAG GATGATCCTGAAGAGCGACGGGGACATCCCGCCGCCTCCCGCCGCTCCCGCCCCGGAACCTCCGGCCGACCAAGAGTTGTGGTCCGATCGGCGGCGAGACG ATGAGCGATGGCGAGCCGATGACGACGATGGACCTGCCCAAATGACGGCTGCCGCTGTGGACCGAGACGTG CAAATCCTCAACCACATCCTGGACGACATCGAGTTGTTCATCACTAAACTGCAGAAAGCAGCGGAGGCCTTCAGTGAGCTGGCCAGGAGGAAGAAGGCCAAGAAGGGCAAGAAGAAAAGTCCGGGAG agggcgtcCTGACACTGCGCTCCAGACCTCCTGGCCAGGAGGACTTTGTGGACTGCCTGCAGAAGTTCAAGCATGCCTTCAACCAGCTG GGAAAACTGAGAGTTCACATCCAGAACCCGAGCGCTGATGAGctgcttcacttcctgttcacaccCCTCAGGATG GTGATCCAGGCGTCCGGCGGTGTGGATCTGGCCCGCAGCGTTGTGGTTCCTCTCCTGACCAGAGAGGCCATCGACTTCCTGCACGCCTCGGGGACAGCGGAGGAGCGCCACCTGTGGGTGACACTGGGAGACGGCTGGACCAAGTGCAG GTTGGAGTGGCCCAGGGACCACCTCTTCCCGCCCTGCACTCTCACCTTCGTGGACGGCTGGCAGCCGCCCGCCCTGGCGGAGGGCGGGGCCAACGGCGAACTACTGGAGGAG CTGGCTGCGGACAGGTACGCCTCAATTAGCTCCGCCCACCAGCGCACACAGCTCCTGGACCGCTCGGCTGTGGCGGCGTTCCATCAAGCCTTCGGGCGCCATGCTGACGG AGGTTTAGGCCCCGCCGGGACGAACCAAAGCAAACTGTTTGCCAAATCCAAGTACGACTTTGTGGGGAGAAACAACACGGAGCTGTCGGTTCTTAAGGATGAGGTGGTGGAG GTCCTGGACGACAGGAAGCAGTGGTGGAAGGTGCGGAACGGCGACGGCTCGGTGGGCTACGTGCCAAACAACATCGTGGAGGTGACCAAGGCGGTGGACGTGACGGGGCGGGGCGAGCCGGTCTACAGTCACACCATCCAG CTCATGATGCCGAGGAAGGAGTTTGAGATGTTCAAG CAATTACTGGGCGAGCTTAACGAG aagcAGACCACCAGGACGGACCACCGGCCCAGCAAGCCTGCCGCCACGCCCATGCCCCCGGTCCCCACGCCGCCACCTCCGGCCCCCGCCGGGCTCCCCACACCCCCGCTCCCCCCTCCAGCCATGGAGACCGCCAAGCCTGCCGCCGCCAGCACGACATCCAGCGAGGCGGGGGGCGGGGCTGAGTCGGACATCAAAAGCGTCCTTGCCAACC GAAGGAAGTCCAACATGGAGGAGGTCCAGGACGAGCTCCTGCACAGACTCACGCTCGGCCGCAGCGCTCAGAAGAAGCTTCCCGTCCCCTTCCGCCGTGGCGGCGCCGAGCCTCCCGGGGTCAGCATCACGTACGAGTCGTCGCCCGACGACGTGCGCGGCTGGCTGGAGGCCAAAGGCTTCAGTGCAGT taCCATCACCAGCCTGGGCGTGCTGACGGGGGCGCAGCTCTTCTCCCTCAACAAGGACGAGCTGAAGACCGTCTGTCCCGACGACGGCGCTCGAGTCTACAGCCAGGTCACCGTGCAGAAGGCGGCGCTGGAG aGGAGTTCCGGCTCGGAGCTCCAGGAGATCATGAGGAGGCGGCAGGAGCTCCTGGCAGCCAGCACATGTGACTCGGGGGTGGAGTCTTTTGATGAAGGCAGCACCCACTGA
- the eps8a gene encoding epidermal growth factor receptor kinase substrate 8a isoform X8, protein MNDYETPAFASAIFGSYSNGHDAPDAKAKSSAKAAYGPDDVYFLHSSSKEKRRSQKPRQVWTRTSINSLTDTSQYHVEHLSTFVLDRKDGMITVEDGVRRLRLLDAKGKIWTQEMLLQVDEKSVSLVDHESKSELEHFPVSSVQHCQAVMSACSYDSILALVCKDSGQTKADLHLFQCDHIKANLIHADIESAVVDAKGGKVKKRPDVLRMILKSDGDIPPPPAAPAPEPPADQELWSDRRRDDERWRADDDDGPAQMTAAAVDRDVQILNHILDDIELFITKLQKAAEAFSELARRKKAKKGKKKSPGEGVLTLRSRPPGQEDFVDCLQKFKHAFNQLGKLRVHIQNPSADELLHFLFTPLRMVIQASGGVDLARSVVVPLLTREAIDFLHASGTAEERHLWVTLGDGWTKCRLEWPRDHLFPPCTLTFVDGWQPPALAEGGANGELLEELAADRYASISSAHQRTQLLDRSAVAAFHQAFGRHADGGLGPAGTNQSKLFAKSKYDFVGRNNTELSVLKDEVVEVLDDRKQWWKVRNGDGSVGYVPNNIVEVTKAVDVTGRGEPVYSHTIQQTTRTDHRPSKPAATPMPPVPTPPPPAPAGLPTPPLPPPAMETAKPAAASTTSSEAGGGAESDIKSVLANRRKSNMEEVQDELLHRLTLGRSAQKKLPVPFRRGGAEPPGVSITYESSPDDVRGWLEAKGFSAVTITSLGVLTGAQLFSLNKDELKTVCPDDGARVYSQVTVQKAALERSSGSELQEIMRRRQELLAASTCDSGVESFDEGSTH, encoded by the exons atgaacgACTACGAAACGCCAGCCTTCGCCTCCGCCATCTTTGGCTCCTACAGCAA CGGCCATGACGCTCCTGATGCTAAAGCTAAGTCCAGTGCCAAAGCTGCGTACG GACCAGATGACGTCTATTTCCTGCACTCGTCTTCTaaggagaagaggagaagcCAAA AACCCAGACAAGTGTGGACCAGAACCAGCATCAACAGTCTGACGGACACGTCTCAGTACCACGTGGAG CACCTGAGCACATTTGTGTTGGACCGCAAAGACGGGATGATCACGGTGGAGGACGGCGTGCGGCGTCTGCGTCTGCTGGACGCCAAAGGGAAGATCTGGACGCAGGAGATGTTGCTGCAGGTGGACGAGAAGAGCGTCAGCCTGGTGGACCACGAGAGCAAG AGCGAGCTGGAGCACTTCCCCGTGAGCTCGGTGCAGCACTGCCAGGCCGTCATGAGCGCGTGCAGCTACGACTCCATCTTGGCGCTGGTGTGCAAGGACTCGGGTCAGACCAAGGCCGACCTGCACCTGTTCCAGTGCGACCACATCAAG GCCAACCTGATCCACGCCGACATCGAGAGCGCCGTGGTGGACGCCAAAGGAGGCAAAGTGAAGAAACGACCCGACGTCCTCAG GATGATCCTGAAGAGCGACGGGGACATCCCGCCGCCTCCCGCCGCTCCCGCCCCGGAACCTCCGGCCGACCAAGAGTTGTGGTCCGATCGGCGGCGAGACG ATGAGCGATGGCGAGCCGATGACGACGATGGACCTGCCCAAATGACGGCTGCCGCTGTGGACCGAGACGTG CAAATCCTCAACCACATCCTGGACGACATCGAGTTGTTCATCACTAAACTGCAGAAAGCAGCGGAGGCCTTCAGTGAGCTGGCCAGGAGGAAGAAGGCCAAGAAGGGCAAGAAGAAAAGTCCGGGAG agggcgtcCTGACACTGCGCTCCAGACCTCCTGGCCAGGAGGACTTTGTGGACTGCCTGCAGAAGTTCAAGCATGCCTTCAACCAGCTG GGAAAACTGAGAGTTCACATCCAGAACCCGAGCGCTGATGAGctgcttcacttcctgttcacaccCCTCAGGATG GTGATCCAGGCGTCCGGCGGTGTGGATCTGGCCCGCAGCGTTGTGGTTCCTCTCCTGACCAGAGAGGCCATCGACTTCCTGCACGCCTCGGGGACAGCGGAGGAGCGCCACCTGTGGGTGACACTGGGAGACGGCTGGACCAAGTGCAG GTTGGAGTGGCCCAGGGACCACCTCTTCCCGCCCTGCACTCTCACCTTCGTGGACGGCTGGCAGCCGCCCGCCCTGGCGGAGGGCGGGGCCAACGGCGAACTACTGGAGGAG CTGGCTGCGGACAGGTACGCCTCAATTAGCTCCGCCCACCAGCGCACACAGCTCCTGGACCGCTCGGCTGTGGCGGCGTTCCATCAAGCCTTCGGGCGCCATGCTGACGG AGGTTTAGGCCCCGCCGGGACGAACCAAAGCAAACTGTTTGCCAAATCCAAGTACGACTTTGTGGGGAGAAACAACACGGAGCTGTCGGTTCTTAAGGATGAGGTGGTGGAG GTCCTGGACGACAGGAAGCAGTGGTGGAAGGTGCGGAACGGCGACGGCTCGGTGGGCTACGTGCCAAACAACATCGTGGAGGTGACCAAGGCGGTGGACGTGACGGGGCGGGGCGAGCCGGTCTACAGTCACACCATCCAG cAGACCACCAGGACGGACCACCGGCCCAGCAAGCCTGCCGCCACGCCCATGCCCCCGGTCCCCACGCCGCCACCTCCGGCCCCCGCCGGGCTCCCCACACCCCCGCTCCCCCCTCCAGCCATGGAGACCGCCAAGCCTGCCGCCGCCAGCACGACATCCAGCGAGGCGGGGGGCGGGGCTGAGTCGGACATCAAAAGCGTCCTTGCCAACC GAAGGAAGTCCAACATGGAGGAGGTCCAGGACGAGCTCCTGCACAGACTCACGCTCGGCCGCAGCGCTCAGAAGAAGCTTCCCGTCCCCTTCCGCCGTGGCGGCGCCGAGCCTCCCGGGGTCAGCATCACGTACGAGTCGTCGCCCGACGACGTGCGCGGCTGGCTGGAGGCCAAAGGCTTCAGTGCAGT taCCATCACCAGCCTGGGCGTGCTGACGGGGGCGCAGCTCTTCTCCCTCAACAAGGACGAGCTGAAGACCGTCTGTCCCGACGACGGCGCTCGAGTCTACAGCCAGGTCACCGTGCAGAAGGCGGCGCTGGAG aGGAGTTCCGGCTCGGAGCTCCAGGAGATCATGAGGAGGCGGCAGGAGCTCCTGGCAGCCAGCACATGTGACTCGGGGGTGGAGTCTTTTGATGAAGGCAGCACCCACTGA